Proteins from one Salmonella bongori NCTC 12419 genomic window:
- a CDS encoding SdiA-regulated domain-containing protein: MKLLKCSIIVVLFGVILFMLRDDIRYVYQLIMKYGDKPSALTLSSYKAVIQEKPVAGIKSNLSGLTYSAEERMLFAVINNPPELVWLTTEGQLVGRMALQGICDPESIAWSGGNQFLIGSEKEGAVYKTQVDIQHGTMQIISTVKIEGYNKAKNKGLEGTAWDAKNERLYAAKERRPIVLTEITMSKNGLTRVLPSTITASVSDVSGLEYYAPTDSLLVLSDESKVILEVSSDWRVRDRLFLTAEWSGLREDIPQPEGIAIDDDNNLYIVSEPNLFYKFSRNIQNDQNVFLLSHHENPERRTEFNN, encoded by the coding sequence ATGAAATTATTAAAATGCAGTATTATTGTCGTACTCTTTGGCGTAATTTTATTTATGTTAAGGGATGATATTCGCTATGTCTATCAACTGATAATGAAATATGGCGATAAACCCTCTGCGCTGACGTTGAGCAGTTATAAAGCAGTTATTCAGGAAAAACCAGTGGCAGGCATTAAAAGTAACCTGTCAGGTTTGACCTATTCAGCCGAAGAGAGGATGCTTTTCGCTGTTATTAATAATCCCCCGGAACTGGTCTGGCTGACGACAGAAGGGCAACTCGTGGGGCGGATGGCGCTCCAGGGAATATGTGATCCAGAATCTATCGCCTGGAGCGGAGGGAATCAGTTCCTGATTGGTAGCGAGAAAGAGGGTGCGGTATATAAAACGCAGGTAGATATTCAGCACGGTACCATGCAGATCATCTCCACGGTGAAAATTGAAGGCTATAACAAAGCAAAAAATAAAGGACTCGAAGGTACGGCATGGGATGCGAAAAATGAGAGATTGTATGCCGCAAAAGAAAGAAGGCCTATTGTGCTCACTGAAATCACGATGAGCAAAAATGGTCTCACCCGGGTGTTGCCTTCTACCATCACGGCGAGTGTTAGCGATGTCTCAGGACTGGAATATTATGCCCCGACGGATTCGCTACTGGTATTGTCGGATGAGTCGAAAGTCATTCTGGAGGTCAGTTCCGACTGGCGGGTACGCGATCGGTTGTTTCTGACAGCGGAGTGGTCAGGGCTCAGAGAAGATATCCCTCAGCCAGAAGGGATTGCCATAGATGACGACAATAATTTGTATATTGTGAGCGAACCTAATCTGTTTTATAAGTTTTCCCGTAATATACAGAACGATCAAAATGTATTTTTACTGTCACATCATGAAAACCCGGAACGGCGCACTGAATTTAATAACTGA
- a CDS encoding Ig-like domain-containing protein, whose translation MDTQPPAEPTLGSTASGVDNTVTLKGVVEANQDIQVKVTVNDTDYTASVDNDTGNWHVSVPQSAIHSGENAYTITATDPAGNSGTINGTFTSTPPADNSVNNSSDAAEMASLSEATLYTASVEEEHYTL comes from the coding sequence ATTGATACACAACCGCCCGCCGAACCAACGTTGGGATCGACTGCTAGCGGTGTGGATAATACGGTCACCCTTAAGGGAGTCGTGGAGGCGAATCAGGATATTCAGGTGAAGGTCACGGTCAACGATACGGACTATACCGCCAGTGTTGATAACGATACCGGTAACTGGCATGTTTCAGTGCCGCAATCCGCTATTCATTCAGGAGAAAACGCATACACCATTACGGCAACCGATCCCGCCGGCAATAGCGGCACCATCAACGGAACATTTACCAGTACGCCGCCAGCCGACAATTCGGTCAACAATAGTTCAGACGCAGCGGAAATGGCTTCCCTTAGTGAAGCAACGCTATATACCGCAAGCGTTGAAGAAGAGCATTATACTTTATAA